The Toxorhynchites rutilus septentrionalis strain SRP chromosome 3, ASM2978413v1, whole genome shotgun sequence genome includes a region encoding these proteins:
- the LOC129778150 gene encoding UDP-glucosyltransferase 2-like, translating to MRILETTLIPFSIVFMILAHCDGAKILFVTSFPVKSHWLLFQHIIGELINRGHEITAITNYKLDVIVDKNRYREVLIHPTFEFKDDHMQSYFHSDSFQHPVYNIVVLRWLGLATTEHALHSDNVKQFLKQNELKYDLIIAEQFVQEAFLMFGHKYNAPIVTINTLGYTDYIDGLFGMMTPLSFVPHHFVSMNDDMNYRERLYNFFLAAYDWSHRWFDYISEQDALAREFFADNKYDRAKLPSVQELELNISVVLSNNHIVFTEPRPKMAGMVDIAGAHIRKPKKLPSSIKQFLNSSSDGVIYINFGTFLRSTALPQITVEAFLRTFRNLPQYNFLWKWDGAPISDLPENVHLDNWLPQNDVLAHPKIKLFINHGGIFGAQEAINWAKPMLIVPIYGDQHRNAFKLQQAGVAITLAKDNITSDSLLETILQIVNNTSFQQNVNHLSGLFRDNPTDPLEEAVFWIEYVIRHRGAAHLKSAAIKVSWYQYLLLDVFVLIFLFIFACFYMLSWSIKQIIKANEHRKLMIKKNQ from the exons ATG AGGATTTTGGAAACTACTTTGATACCGTTCAGTATTGTATTCATGATATTAGCTCACTGTGATGGAGCCAAAATATTGTTCGTTACCTCTTTCCCCGTAAAAAGCCATTGGTTGTTGTTTCAACACATAATTGGTGAACTCATCAATCGGGGACACGAAATCACCGCTATTACCAACTATAAATTGGATGTCATTGTGGACAAGAATCGCTACCGGGAAGTTTTGATCCATCCGACGTTCGAGTTCAAGGATGATCATATGCAATCTTATTTCCACTCGGATTCGTTCCAACATCCAGTCTACAATATTGTTGTTCTCCGATGGCTTGGTTTGGCAACAACCGAACATGCCTTGCACAGTGATAACGTGAAGCAATTCCTGAAACAGAATGAATTGAAGTATGACTTGATCATCGCCGAACAGTTCGTCCAGGAAGCATTCTTGATGTTCGGTCACAAATACAATGCCCCAATTGTCACAATCA ATACGCTTGGATACACTGATTACATTGATGGGTTATTTGGAATGATGACTCCACTTTCGTTTGTGCCTCACCATTTCGTATCCATGAATGACGATATGAATTACAGGGAAAGATTATACAATTTCTTCCTAGCGGCGTACGATTGGTCTCATCGTTGGTTTGACTACATAAGCGAACAAGATGCACTGGCCAGAGAATTCTTTGCTGATAACAAATATGATCGCGCCAAATTACCATCGGTGCAAGAATTGGAACTGAATATAAGTGTGGTTCTGTCTAATAACCACATTGTTTTTACCGAACCTAGACCCAAAATGGCCGGTATGGTTGATATTGCTGGAGCTCACATTCGGAAACCAAAGAAACTTCCTTCGTCAATTAAG CAATTCCTTAACTCATCCTCAGACGGGGTGATATATATCAACTTTGGGACATTCCTGCGTAGCACAGCTCTACCGCAGATTACAGTAGAAGCATTCCTACGGACCTTCCGCAATCTGCCCCAGTACAATTTCCTCTGGAAGTGGGATGGTGCTCCTATTTCGGATCTTCCAGAGAATGTGCATTTGGATAATTGGTTGCCTCAAAATGATGTACTtgctcatccaaaaatcaaaCTGTTTATCAACCATGGCGGAATATTCGGTGCCCAGGAAGCTATTAATTGGGCCAAGCCTATGCTGATTGTGCCCATCTATGGTGACCAGCATCGGAATGCTTTCAAACTACAGCAAGCGGGTGTTGCGATCACGCTTGCAAAGGATAACATTACCAGCGATTCTTTGTTGGAGACTATTCTGCAAATCGTGAACAACACTAGCTTCCAGCAGAATGTAAATCATCTTTCAGGTCTGTTTCGGGACAACCCAACGGATCCGCTGGAGGAAGCAGTATTTTGGATCGAATACGTAATACGGCATCGTGGTGCGGCACATTTAAAATCGGCAGCAATCAAGGTGTCTTGGTATCAATATTTGCTATTAGATGTTTTCGTGCTTATTTTCTTGTTCATATTTGCCTGTTTTTATATGTTGTCTTGGTCCATTAAACAGATTATAAAGGCAAATGAGCATAGGAAACTTATGATAAAGAAAAATCAATAG